From a region of the Betta splendens chromosome 5, fBetSpl5.4, whole genome shotgun sequence genome:
- the synpra gene encoding synaptoporin isoform X1 encodes MDTANQLASVGTFQVLKLPLGFIRVLEWLFAIFAFATCGGYSGQLRVSVDCMEKASSNLSIAIDFAYPFRLYQMSFEAPMCEATRRERVYLVGDYSSSAEFFVTIAVFAFLYSLVAAVVYIFFQNKYRENSRGPFIDFVVTVVFSFMWLVSSSAWAKALSDVKVATDPDEVQLLISACKVQTNKCGSLHGPRWSGLNTSVVFGFLNFVLWAGNIWFVFKETSWHKGASRLAGGAAEKQGGTFSQQPYNQGSFDTQGNFSQPSEYSQVGGPTSYSNQM; translated from the exons CTCTTTGCCATCTTTGCGTTTGCCACGTGTGGGGGCTACTCCGGGCAGCTGCGGGTCAGCGTCGACTGCATGGAGAAGGCCAGCAGCAACCTCAGCATTGCCATCGACTTTGCCTATCCCTTCAG GTTGTACCAGATGTCCTTCGAGGCGCCGATGTGTGAGGCCACGAGGAGGGAGCGCGTGTACCTCGTTGGAGACTACTCGTCGTCCGCTGAGTTCTTCGTCACCATTGCCGTCTTCGCTTTCCTGTACTCGCTCGTGGCCGCCGTCGTCTACATTTTCTTTCAGAACAAGTACCGTGAAAACAGCCGAGGGCCGTTCATC GACTTTGTAGTGACTGTGGTGTTCTCCTTCATGTGGCTCGTCAGTTCCTCCGCGTGGGCAAAAGCTCTGTCTGATGTGAAAGTGGCTACTGATCCAGACGAGGTGCAGCTCCTCATCTCCGCTTGCAAAGTCCAGACCAACAAGTGTGGCTCTCTGCACGGGCCTCGCTGGTCCGGACTCAACACCTCCGTG GTTTTTGGATTCCTCAACTTTGTTCTGTGGGCTGGAAACATCTGGTTTGTCTTCAAGGAGACCAGCTGGCACAAGGGAGCTTCCAGGTTAGCAGGCGGGGCCGCTGAGAAGCAGGGTGGCACCTTCAGCCAGCAGCCCTACAACCAGGGCAGCTTCGACACCCAGGGAAACTTCAGCCAGCCTTCCGAGTACAGCCAGGTCGGAGGACCCACCTCCTACTCTAATCAAATGTAG
- the LOC114855142 gene encoding zinc finger protein 235-like isoform X1, whose product MHCGIDAELCGQVSLTGGEMQQNTKHIRQYPLEITDRKQNWPDEQQYHEQDWSACQQHEDPDPTQIKVEKLPLTSSQEETVHEFKPERSFYVEPHFSNHNQTLRNQTFHPTEEERRDVEAEGSNLFRVSQPFSSHYPAPQGVCQESAGGPVNGESFKEHPLSGVMERRRTNSNLCHKVFSVALEGAGSGLTKERRHTCPICTKRFKESSHLKEHVRIHTGEKLYRCEQCGTNFRQSGALTLHTRIHTGERPYECSGCGRRFNRKGDMESHMVTHTGERPHLCLVCGKSYRRKSNLKMHLKIHAEGQKLHTQPL is encoded by the exons ATGCACTGTGGAATAGATGCAGAATTGTGTGGACAGGTTTCGCTGACAGGTGGGGAGATGCAGCAGAATACAAAGCACATCAGACAAT ACCCACTTGAAATCACTGATCGCAAGCAAAACTGGCCTGATGAGCAGCAGTACCATGAGCAAGACTGGAGTGCCTGTCAGCAGCATGAGGACCCTGATCCCACTCAGATTAAAGTAGAAAAGTTACCTTTAACTTCTTCTCAGGAAGAGACTGTGCACGAGTTCAAGCCAGAGAGAAGCTTCTATGTGGAGCCTCACTTTTCCAACCACAACCAGACTCTTAGAAATCAAACATTTCATCCAacggaggaggaaagaagagacGTTGAGGCAGAAGGCAGTAATCTGTTCAGAGTTTCTCAGCCTTTCTCTTCACACTATCCTGCCCCTCAGGGGGTCTGTCAGGAAAGTGCAGGAGGTCCAGTGAATGGAGAATCATTTAAAGAGCATCCATTATCAGGAGTAATGGAAAGAAGGCGAACAAACTCCAACCTGTGCCACAAAGTCTTCAGTGTTGCACTGGAGGGAGCAGGGAGTGGTCTGACCAAAGAGAGGAGACACACCTGTCCCATCTGCACCAAGAGGTTCAAAGAGTCGAGCCATTTGAAGGAGCACGTCAGGATCCACACGGGGGAGAAGCTGTACCGGTGCGAGCAGTGCGGCACGAACTTCAGGCAGAGTGGAGCTTTGACTTTGCACACGAGGATCCACACGGGAGAGCGGCCGTACGAGTGCAGCGGCTGCGGCCGACGCTTCAATCGCAAAGGCGACATGGAGTCCCACATGGTGACTCACACTGGGGAGCGCCCCCACCTGTGTCTGGTGTGTGGGAagagctacaggaggaagagcaACTTAAAGATGCACCTCAAGATCCATGCGGAGGGTCAGAAGCTTCACACCCAACCACTTTAA
- the synpra gene encoding synaptoporin isoform X2, with translation MDTANQLFAIFAFATCGGYSGQLRVSVDCMEKASSNLSIAIDFAYPFRLYQMSFEAPMCEATRRERVYLVGDYSSSAEFFVTIAVFAFLYSLVAAVVYIFFQNKYRENSRGPFIDFVVTVVFSFMWLVSSSAWAKALSDVKVATDPDEVQLLISACKVQTNKCGSLHGPRWSGLNTSVVFGFLNFVLWAGNIWFVFKETSWHKGASRLAGGAAEKQGGTFSQQPYNQGSFDTQGNFSQPSEYSQVGGPTSYSNQM, from the exons CTCTTTGCCATCTTTGCGTTTGCCACGTGTGGGGGCTACTCCGGGCAGCTGCGGGTCAGCGTCGACTGCATGGAGAAGGCCAGCAGCAACCTCAGCATTGCCATCGACTTTGCCTATCCCTTCAG GTTGTACCAGATGTCCTTCGAGGCGCCGATGTGTGAGGCCACGAGGAGGGAGCGCGTGTACCTCGTTGGAGACTACTCGTCGTCCGCTGAGTTCTTCGTCACCATTGCCGTCTTCGCTTTCCTGTACTCGCTCGTGGCCGCCGTCGTCTACATTTTCTTTCAGAACAAGTACCGTGAAAACAGCCGAGGGCCGTTCATC GACTTTGTAGTGACTGTGGTGTTCTCCTTCATGTGGCTCGTCAGTTCCTCCGCGTGGGCAAAAGCTCTGTCTGATGTGAAAGTGGCTACTGATCCAGACGAGGTGCAGCTCCTCATCTCCGCTTGCAAAGTCCAGACCAACAAGTGTGGCTCTCTGCACGGGCCTCGCTGGTCCGGACTCAACACCTCCGTG GTTTTTGGATTCCTCAACTTTGTTCTGTGGGCTGGAAACATCTGGTTTGTCTTCAAGGAGACCAGCTGGCACAAGGGAGCTTCCAGGTTAGCAGGCGGGGCCGCTGAGAAGCAGGGTGGCACCTTCAGCCAGCAGCCCTACAACCAGGGCAGCTTCGACACCCAGGGAAACTTCAGCCAGCCTTCCGAGTACAGCCAGGTCGGAGGACCCACCTCCTACTCTAATCAAATGTAG
- the LOC114855142 gene encoding zinc finger protein 567-like isoform X2, translated as MHCGIDAELCGQVSLTDPLEITDRKQNWPDEQQYHEQDWSACQQHEDPDPTQIKVEKLPLTSSQEETVHEFKPERSFYVEPHFSNHNQTLRNQTFHPTEEERRDVEAEGSNLFRVSQPFSSHYPAPQGVCQESAGGPVNGESFKEHPLSGVMERRRTNSNLCHKVFSVALEGAGSGLTKERRHTCPICTKRFKESSHLKEHVRIHTGEKLYRCEQCGTNFRQSGALTLHTRIHTGERPYECSGCGRRFNRKGDMESHMVTHTGERPHLCLVCGKSYRRKSNLKMHLKIHAEGQKLHTQPL; from the exons ATGCACTGTGGAATAGATGCAGAATTGTGTGGACAGGTTTCGCTGACAG ACCCACTTGAAATCACTGATCGCAAGCAAAACTGGCCTGATGAGCAGCAGTACCATGAGCAAGACTGGAGTGCCTGTCAGCAGCATGAGGACCCTGATCCCACTCAGATTAAAGTAGAAAAGTTACCTTTAACTTCTTCTCAGGAAGAGACTGTGCACGAGTTCAAGCCAGAGAGAAGCTTCTATGTGGAGCCTCACTTTTCCAACCACAACCAGACTCTTAGAAATCAAACATTTCATCCAacggaggaggaaagaagagacGTTGAGGCAGAAGGCAGTAATCTGTTCAGAGTTTCTCAGCCTTTCTCTTCACACTATCCTGCCCCTCAGGGGGTCTGTCAGGAAAGTGCAGGAGGTCCAGTGAATGGAGAATCATTTAAAGAGCATCCATTATCAGGAGTAATGGAAAGAAGGCGAACAAACTCCAACCTGTGCCACAAAGTCTTCAGTGTTGCACTGGAGGGAGCAGGGAGTGGTCTGACCAAAGAGAGGAGACACACCTGTCCCATCTGCACCAAGAGGTTCAAAGAGTCGAGCCATTTGAAGGAGCACGTCAGGATCCACACGGGGGAGAAGCTGTACCGGTGCGAGCAGTGCGGCACGAACTTCAGGCAGAGTGGAGCTTTGACTTTGCACACGAGGATCCACACGGGAGAGCGGCCGTACGAGTGCAGCGGCTGCGGCCGACGCTTCAATCGCAAAGGCGACATGGAGTCCCACATGGTGACTCACACTGGGGAGCGCCCCCACCTGTGTCTGGTGTGTGGGAagagctacaggaggaagagcaACTTAAAGATGCACCTCAAGATCCATGCGGAGGGTCAGAAGCTTCACACCCAACCACTTTAA
- the LOC114855136 gene encoding interferon-induced GTP-binding protein Mx3-like yields MNNLNQEFDEKVRPCIDLIDSLRSLGVEKDLALPAIAVIGDQSSGKSSVLEALSGVALPRGSGIVTRCPLELRMTKNKLGQEWYGKISYQDQMEEIKDPADVEKKIREAQDQMAGVGVGICKDLISLEIISPDVPDLTVIDLPGIARVAVNGQPENIGEQIKSLIQEYITKQETISLVVVPSNVDIATTEALKMAQEVDPDGDRTLGILTKPDLVDKGTEETVVDVVHNEVIQLKKGYMIVKCRGQSEILQQVSLPEATEREKAFFNEHAHFQVLYDEGHASIPKLAEKLTLELVHHIQKSLPRVKDQIKQKLGETQERLTKYNTGPPSDEAERIDYLFEKVTAFTQDAINLTSGENIKNGLGSNIFFLLRHEFDAWRQTIKDFGEEFNKNIEGNVTEFEKKYRGRELPCIINYKTFMSMVQHQMKELEEPAVLKLKDVAEIVKQELGNLAVRHFKGLPHLFNKAQMKIEDIGQRKGGEAESMLRTQFKMELTVYTQDDTYLKTLNRLWPNHSINVSDPAATLKEMMRHIKSYYEIVAQRLADQIPLVIQYHMLQDAATQLHREMMLMLKDGDNVDFLLQEDASIARVRDQLQQSYKRLSEARSRLMQFRSDLYDPFPFMQQ; encoded by the exons ATGAACAACTTGAACCAAGAGTTTGACGAGAAGGTGCGTCCCTGCATCGACCTCATCGACTCTCTTCGCTCTCTGGGTGTAGAGAAGGACTTGGCTCTGCCTGCTATCGCTGTGATTGGGGACCAAAGCTCAGGGAAGAGCTCTGTGCTGGAGGCGCTGTCAGGGGTGGCTCTGCCCAGAGGAAGCG GAATTGTAACAAGATGCCCTCTTGAACTAAGGATGACGAAAAATAAACTAGGACAGGAGTGGTATGGAAAAATAAGTTACCAGGACCAaatggaggaaataaaagaTCCTGCAGATGTGGAGAAAAAGATCCGAGAAG CTCAAGATCAAATGGCTGGAGTTGGTGTGGGGATCTGTAAGGATCTAATCAGTCTGGAGATCATCTCACCTGATGTTCCAGACCTGACAGTCATTGACCTACCAGGCATCGCCAGGGTGGCTGTGAATGGACAACCTGAGAACATTGGTGAACAA ATAAAAAGTCTGATCCAAGAATACATCACAAAACAAGAAACCATTAGTCTGGTGGTTGTTCCGTCCAATGTGGACATAGCAACCACAGAGGCTCTGAAGATGGCACAGGAAGTGGACCCTGATGGAGATAGGACTTTGG GCATCTTGACCAAGCCTGATCTGGTGGACAAAGGCACAGAGGAGACGGTGGTGGATGTCGTCCATAATGAAGTCATTCAACTGAAGAAAGGCTACATGATCGTCAAGTGCCGAGGTCAGAGCGAGATCCTACAGCAGGTCTCTCTTCCTGAAGCcacggagagagagaaagcctTCTTCAACGAACATGCTCATTTCCA GGTTCTCTATGATGAAGGCCACGCCTCCATTCCTAAACTGGCAGAAAAACTCACCCTTGAGCTGGTGCACCACATCCAG AAATCATTGCCTCGAGTCAAGGACCAGATAAAGCAAAAGCTGGGAGAGACTCAGGAACGGCTGACCAAATATAACACTGGCCCACCGTCCGACGAAGCCGAAAGAATAGATTACCTTTTCGAA AAAGTGACAGCGTTCACACAGGATGCCATTAACCTCACTTCAGGGGAGAATATCAAAAACGGACTCGGGTCCAATATATTCTTCTTACTCAGACATGAGTTTGATGCCTGGAGACAGACGATTAAAGACTTTGGAGAAGAAT TCAACAAGAACATTGAGGGTAATGTCACTGAGTTCGAAAAGAAGTATCGTGGACGAGAACTACCGTGTATCATCAACTACAAGACCTTCATGAGCATGGTGCAGCACCAGatgaaagagctggaggaaccAGCTGTTCTGAAACTCAAGGACGTGGCAG AAATTGTGAAGCAAGAGCTCGGAAATTTGGCAGTGAGACACTTTAAAGGCCTTCCCCATCTCTTCAATAAAGCTCAG ATGAAGATCGAGGATATCGGACAGAGGAAGGGGGGTGAAGCAGAGTCCATGTTGAGGACTCAGTTTAAGATGGAGCTGACTGTTTACACTCAGGACGACACATATTTGAAGACACTCAACAGACTGTGGCCAAATCACTCTATAAATGTCTCTGACCCTGCGGCCACGCTGAAAGAAATGATGAGACATATAAAGTCTTATTATGAA ATTGTTGCTCAGCGTCTGGCTGACCAGATCCCACTGGTGATCCAGTACCACATGTTGCAGGATGCAGCCACCCAGCTGCACAGggagatgatgctgatgcttaaGGACGGGGACAATGTCGACTTCTTGCTTCAGGAAGACGCCAGCATTGCAAGAGTGAGAGACCAACTTCAGCAGAGCTACAAACGCCTGTCAGAAGCACGCAGTCGCCTGATGCAGTTCAGATCAGATTTATACGATCCCTTCCCCTTCATGCAGCAGTAG